In a genomic window of Magnolia sinica isolate HGM2019 chromosome 16, MsV1, whole genome shotgun sequence:
- the LOC131228882 gene encoding uncharacterized protein LOC131228882, with product MISSLGLLSTSKTDQILSRYRPIAPRPQLPPNPLLDGPPIEKNILSPFLKNLSSHHKTRSTRSRKRTKTCNSTAAQKRSKTHHLTQPSPHASCLAKKTQLPLSSQTFGHGLPCFPYPSPRFEEGPSGCGDLVTLPLLPYPCHAPALHVPPPANGSDLEGLNLFPKMEEWILDLNCKAEVPEEKDLLQNLQLPIPGPTGCTSVIVPQPVRPIGSSISVACISETTGSGSTAPVSKMPEEVEEEMESEALPSVVSDSNNKVRLANSAYKEMVGQPECPWLDSMVAKDGRVSATTSKTERISGEVMLDLSDSSVPISSNGFSCRVKIEWASNGQKMFINAPCDVIRLSCESKDYLFTWRFLIPNSKA from the coding sequence ATGATCAGCTCTCTAGGGCTCTTGTCTACCTCTAAAACAGATCAGATCCTGTCAAGATACAGGCCCATTGCACCCAGGCCTCAGCTCCCTCCAAATCCATTGCTAGATGGCCCACCAATTGAAAAGAACATCCTCTCTCCTTTCCTCAAAAACCTCTCTTCCCATCACAAAACCAGGTCCACAAGGTCAAGAAAAAGGACCAAAACATGCAATTCTACAGCTGCCCAAAAAAGATCAAAGACCCATCATCTCACACAACCCTCTCCTCATGCTTCTTGCCTAGCCAAAAAGACCCAACTACCACTCTCCTCTCAGACCTTTGGACATGGCCTTCCATGCTTTCCTTACCCAAGTCCTAGATTTGAAGAAGGCCCATCAGGTTGTGGTGATTTAGTTACACTTCCCCTTCTTCCATATCCATGTCATGCTCCTGCACTTCATGTCCCGCCACCTGCAAATGGCTCTGATTTAGAGGGACTCAACCTCTTCCCGAAGATGGAAGAATGGATACTGGATTTGAATTGTAAGGCAGAAGTTCCAGAGGAAAAGGATCTGTTGCAGAATCTACAGTTACCCATTCCAGGCCCGACGGGTTGCACTTCTGTTATAGTTCCTCAGCCCGTGCGGCCTATCGGTTCGAGCATCAGCGTCGCTTGCATCAGTGAGACCACTGGCTCAGGTTCCACAGCTCCAGTTTCAAAGATGCCCGAGGAGGTTGAAGAGGAAATGGAATCAGAGGCGTTACCGTCAGTTGTTTCAGACTCCAACAACAAGGTTAGGCTCGCCAACTCGGCGTATAAAGAGATGGTAGGCCAGCCCGAGTGCCCTTGGCTTGACTCAATGGTTGCAAAGGATGGGAGAGTGAGCGCCACAACTTCGAAGACGGAGAGGATTAGCGGGGAGGTGATGCTGGATCTTTCAGATTCCTCAGTGCCCATTTCATCCAACGGCTTCTCATGCAGGGTGAAGATAGAGTGGGCCAGCAATGGGCAGAAGATGTTCATCAACGCTCCATGTGATGTAATCAGGCTCTCCTGTGAATCTAAGGACTATCTATTCACATGGAGGTTCCTGATACCAAATTCCAAGGCTTAA